In the genome of Natronorubrum daqingense, the window AACCATTCAGGAGTACGTCGTCGTCATCGACGAGAACTTCACGGACGAGGACTCCACGGGTGATGACGAATGAGCGAAGCTGATGCCGGTGACTTCCACGAGATGCGCGAACCACGCGTCGAGAAAGTCGTTGCCCACATGGGCGTCGGACGTGGTGGCCGCGAACTCGGGAAAGCCGAAGACATCATCGAGGAGATTACGGGTCAACAGAGCGTCCGTACCCAGGCGAAACGAACCGAACCCGACTTCGGTATTCGCCAGGGCGACCCGATCGGCACGAAGGTTACCCTTCGTGGCGAGGACGCATACGAGTTCCTCGAGACCGCGATTCCGATCGCCAGCGTGTCTGCGAAGCAATTCGACGATACGGGCAACATCAGCTTCGGCATCGAGGAACACACCGAGTTCCCAAGCCAGGAGTACGACCCGAACGTCGGTATCTACGGACTCGACGTCACCGTCAACCTGGTTCGACCAGGATACCGCGTTGCCAAACGCGACAAGGCGAACCGATCGATCCCGTCGAACCACCGACTCACCCCCGAGGACGCAATTTCGTTCCTCGAGGCGAATTTCGACGTGAGCGTGGAGGAGTCAGACGATGAGTGAAAGTGAAACAGAAGCCGAGCGCACGGGCGAGCACGCCACGAAGCGTACCGGGCAGGACGAAGCCTGCCAGCGCTGTGGTCGCAAACAGGGGCTTGTCGGAAAGTACGACATCAACCTCTGTCGACAGTGCTTCCGCGAAATCGCTCGCGACATGGGATTCAAGAAGTATCGATAA includes:
- a CDS encoding 30S ribosomal protein S14, whose protein sequence is MSESETEAERTGEHATKRTGQDEACQRCGRKQGLVGKYDINLCRQCFREIARDMGFKKYR
- a CDS encoding 50S ribosomal protein L5, which produces MSEADAGDFHEMREPRVEKVVAHMGVGRGGRELGKAEDIIEEITGQQSVRTQAKRTEPDFGIRQGDPIGTKVTLRGEDAYEFLETAIPIASVSAKQFDDTGNISFGIEEHTEFPSQEYDPNVGIYGLDVTVNLVRPGYRVAKRDKANRSIPSNHRLTPEDAISFLEANFDVSVEESDDE